From a single Paramormyrops kingsleyae isolate MSU_618 chromosome 14, PKINGS_0.4, whole genome shotgun sequence genomic region:
- the grhl3 gene encoding grainyhead-like protein 3 homolog: protein MTKEIDALMVLQNETYNFPRYYDGLIMEPWRQYGDATLQDEARARSRLPAEDEATALSFMCDQYKAPKDQKMTPCGRSMYKQLERSASITSPDLAALESPTHIMKLFSEVITNGQQQEALELNKKLTPMCPARAAPQTDGYIESSGESYDKQVINHIFESILLPSQPKWTPGASPEAVHYPESYVGPTSPVYSYTNSPSEKYRNEFQFALGAPQASQHKTSELPMVYLNKGQFYPITLNGLGGEGAGGLSCSKVKTVIMAVFENDKSPEMQLKCWNHWHARQPTVKQRVIDIADYKEVFSSISNVEEVAFNALSFIWNTAEEAKVYIGINSLSTDFSSQKGVKGLPLNLQIDIYDFSSGTNRLIHRAACQVKIFCDKGAERKMRDEERKREKRRVKATDSSRNTSNSKQPVVSSSISSDCTSFKMLEDMVTLPVLFIPEMHFSSMQRCGLVVPATLGESERSALKRRSCPAYPEGSEHCSPTPCKQPRQEEPQRVLLYVRTEGEEVFNALMLNTPNLKGLREAISEKYSIQEETIGKIYKKCKRGIFVNMDDNIIEHYSNHSAFQMEMTDLMGQFQITLSEL, encoded by the exons ATGACCAAGGAGATCGA CGCTTTGATGGTTCTGCAGAACGAGACCTATAACTTCCCTCGATATTACGACGGCCTCATCATGGAGCCCTGGAGGCAGTACGGGGATGCCACACTGCAGGACGAGGCGCGTGCCCGCAGCCGCCTCCCCGCCGAGGACGAGGCCACTGCCCTCTCCTTCATGTGTGACCAGTACAAG GCCCCTAAAGATCAGAAGATGACGCCCTGTGGTCGCAGCATGTATAAGCAGCTTGAGCG GAGTGCCAGCATCACGTCCCCGGACCTGGCTGCCTTGGAAAGCCCCACCCACATTATGAAGCTATTCTCTGAAGTGATTACCAATGGccagcagcaggaggcgctgGAGCTGAACAAGAAGCTGACACCCATGTGCCCTGCCCGGGCAGCGCCGCAGACTGATGGCTACATCGAGTCCAGTGGTGAGAGCTACGACAAGCAGGTCATCAACCACATCTTCGAGTCCATTCTTCTGCCATCGCAGCCCAAGTGGACCCCTGGTGCCAGTCCCGAG GCTGTGCACTACCCAGAATCCTACGTGGGACCAACCAGCCCTGTATACTCCTACACAAACTCCCCCTCCGAGAAATACAG GAATGAGTTTCAGTTTGCCCTGGGTGCCCCCCAAGCCTCCCAGCACAAGACCAGCGAGCTGCCCATGGTCTATCTCAACAAGGGCCAGTTTTACCCCATCACCCTcaacgggctggggggggaaggCGCTGGGGGCCTCTCCTGCAGCAAAGTGAAG ACAGTCATCATGGCCGTGTTTGAGAACGACAAAAGCCCAGAGATGCAGCTGAAGTGCTGGAACCACTGGCACGCCAGGCAGCCCACCGTCAAGCAGAGGGTCATTGACATCG CGGACTACAAGGAGGTCTTCAGCAGTATCAGCAATGTGGAGGAAGTAGCCTTCAACGCATTGTCCTTCATCTGGAACACAGCCGAAGAAGCCAAG GTCTACATTGGCATCAACTCGCTGAGCACGGACTTCTCCTCCCAGAAGGGTGTAAAAGGCCTCCCCCTCAACCTGCAGATCGACATCTACGACTTCAGCAGTGGCACCAACCGTCTCATCCACAGGGCAGCCTGCCAGGTCAAAATCTTCTGTGATAAG GGCGCAGAGAGGAAGATGAGAGACGAGGAGCGGAAgagggagaagaggagggtcAAAGCCACCGATTCCAGCCGAAACA CGTCCAACAGCAAGCAGCCAGTGGTCtccagctccatcagcagcgacTGCACCTCCTTCAAGATGCTGGAGGACATGGTGACGCTACCTGTGCTCTTCATCCCTGAGATGCACTTCTCCAGCATGCAGCGCTGCGGCCTG GTGGTCCCTGCAACTCTGGGCGAATCCGAAAG GTCTGCACTGAAAAGGAGAAGCTGCCCAGCATACCCAGAGGGCAGTGAGCACTgcagccccaccccctgcaAGCAGCCCAGGCAGGAGGAGCCTCAAAGAG TGCTCCTGTACGTTCGGACAGAGGGGGAGGAGGTTTTCAACGCCCTGATGCTGAACACACCGAACCTCAAAGGCCTCAGAGAAGCT ATTTCGGAAAAATACAGCATACAAGAAGAAACCATCGGGAAGATCTACAAAAAATGCAAGAGAGG GATTTTTGTCAACATGGACGACAACATCATCGAACACTACAGCAACCACTCGGCCTTCCAGATGGAGATGACGGACTTGATGGGACAATTCCAGATCACACTCAGCGAGTTGTAA